The Drosophila teissieri strain GT53w chromosome X, Prin_Dtei_1.1, whole genome shotgun sequence genome has a segment encoding these proteins:
- the LOC122623704 gene encoding uncharacterized protein LOC122623704: protein MHRTQPSLPLPLPLLALALASALAFAQAQAQNIDAGCSFPGSPAHSSVVFSNANLTQGTVASYSCERGFELLGPARRVCDKGQWVPEGIPFCVLNVAAGKAPMQISTDGAGAPQKAIDGSTSAFFTPETCSLTKAERSPWWYVNLLEPYMVQLVRLDFGKSCCGNKPATIVVRVGNNRPDLGTNPICNRFTGLLEAGQPLFLPCNPPMPGAFVSVHLENSTPNPLSICEAFVYTDQALPIERCPTFRDQPPGALASYNGKCYIFYNRQPLNFLDALSFCRSRGGTLISESNPALQGFISWELWRRHRSDVSSQYWMGAVRDGSDRSSWKWVNGDELTVSFWSHPGGDEDCARFDGSKGWLWSDTNCNTLLNFICQHQPKTCGRPEQPPNSTMVALNGFEVGAQIKYSCDANHLLVGPATRTCLETGFYNEFPPVCKYIECGLPASIAHGSYGLLNNTVGYLSLVKYSCEEGYEMIGRALLTCDFDERWNGPPPRCEIVECDTLPGNYYSTIISAPNGTYYGSKAEISCPPGYRMEGPRVLSCLASGQWSSALPRCIKLEPSTQPTAAPTVPVPSSVATPPPFRPKVVSSTTSRTPYRPAVSTASSGIGIGGSSTSTVGTYPSLSPTQVEINGESESEEEINVPPVPGTVREEFPPRRTVRPVLIPKKPNSTPAALPPTTHQVPPQPPSTYAPTPPRSSRPSGVPNSGGGGVETTTRNTQQIIANSHPQDNEIPDSVNIQQNQSPNVNVPFAVDGPDRKETKEAKLNLGAIVALGAFGGFVFLAAVITTIVILVRRNRTTQHYRHRASPDCNTVASFDSSTSGSRNGLNRYYRQAWENLHESASKNSSHNALRRKETLDPPSMTRSRDNLRDNMQRSRENLDRCGRDNYGMRDDSEMVVSSVVSDVCLKGEKKRHHHHHHKSSSRNGDYRDRDHSSGRREHHRHSGGGGGGGGAGGGHY from the exons ATGCCGGCTGCAGTTTCCCGGGATCGCCGGCGCACAGCAGCGTCGTCTTCTCCAATGCGAATCTCACCCAGGGCACGGTGGCCTCCTACAGCTGCGAGCGCGGATTCGAGCTTCTGGGACCGGCGCGGCGTGTCTGCGACAAGGGGCAGTGGGTGCCCGAGGGCATTCCGTTCTGCG TTTTGAACGTCGCCGCTGGCAAGGCGCCCATGCAAATTTCCACCGATGGCGCCGGTGCTCCACAGAAGGCCATCGATGGCTCCACATCCGCCTTCTTCACGCCGGAGACCTGCTCGCTGACGAAGGCGGAGCGCTCGCCCTGGTGGTATGTGAACCTCCTGGAACCCTACATGGTGCAACTGGTGCGCCTGGACTTTGGCAAATCCTGCTGCG GCAATAAACCCGCCACTATTGTGGTGCGCGTGGGCAACAATCGACCGGACCTGGGCACCAATCCGATCTGCAACCGCTTCACGGGCCTCCTGGAGGCCGGCCAGCCGCTCTTCCTGCCCTGCAATCCGCCGATGCCGGGCGCCTTTGTGAGTGTCCACCTGGAGAATAGCACACCCAATCCGCTGTCCATTTGCGAGGCGTTCGTCTACACAGATCAGGCGCTGCCCATCGAGCGGTGTCCCACGTTCCGCGATCAGCCGCCTGGTGCGCTGGCCTCGTACAATGGCAAGTGCTACATCTTCTACAATCGCCAGCCGCTGAACTTCCTGGACGCGCTGTCCTTCTGTCGATCGCGCGGCGGTACGCTGATCAGCGAGAGCAATCCGGCGCTGCAGGGATTCATCAGTTGGGAGCTGTGGCGACGTCATCGCAGTGACGTCAGCTCGCAGTACTGGATGGGAGCGGTGCGCGATGGCAGCGATCGCAGCAGCTGGAAATGGGTGAACGGCGACGAGCTGACCGTCTCCTTCTGGAGTCATCCCGGCGGCGATGAGGACTGTGCCCGCTTCGATGGCTCCAAGGGCTGGCTGTGGAGCGACACCAACTGCAATACGCTGCTCAACTTCATCTGCCAGCACCAGCCGAAGACCTGCGGCCGACCGGAGCAGCCGCCCAACTCCACGATGGTGGCCCTCAACGGCTTCGAGGTGGGCGCCCAGATCAAGTACAGCTGCGATGCCAATCACCTGCTGGTGGGTCCGGCCACGCGCACCTGCTTGGAGACGGGCTTCTACAACGAGTTCCCGCCAGTGTGCAAGT ATATCGAATGTGGTCTGCCGGCCAGCATTGCGCATGGCTCGTATGGCCTGCTCAACAACACGGTTGGCTACCTGAGCCTGGTGAAGTACTCCTGCGAGGAGGGCTACGAGATGATCGGACGCGCCCTGCTCACCTGCGACTTTGACGAGCGCTGGAATGGACCGCCACCACGTTGTGAGA TTGTGGAGTGCGACACTCTGCCGGGCAACTACTACAGCACCATCATCAGTGCACCCAATGGCACCTACTACGGCTCCAAGGCGGAGATCAGCTGTCCGCCCGGCTATCGCATGGAAGGACCTCGCGTGCTCAGCTGCCTGGCCAGCGGTCAGTGGAGCAGCGCCCTGCCGCGTTGCATCAAACTGGAGCCATCCACACAGCCCACGGCCGCGCCCACCGTGCCAGTGCCCTCATcggtggccacgcccccgcccttCCGGCCCAAGGTCGTCAGCTCGACCACCAGCCGCACGCCCTACCGCCCAGCAGTTTCCACGGCGAGCagcggcatcggcatcggcggCAGCTCCACCAGCACAGTGGGCACGTATCCCAGTCTCAGTCCCACGCAGGTGGAGATCAACGGCGAAT CTGAATCCGAGGAGGAAATCAATGTTCCCCCCGTGCCCGGCACCGTTCGCGAGGAGTTCCCACCACGACGCACCGTTCGCCCGGTGCTCATACCGAAGAAGCCGAACAGCACGCCGGCCGCCCtgccgcccaccacccaccaggtgccgccgcagccgccgtCCACCTACGCACCCACACCGCCGCGCAGCTCGCGACCAAGTGGCGTGCCGaacagcggcggcggcggggtGGAGACCACCACGCGGAACACGCAGCAGATCATCGCCAACTCGCATCCGCAGGACAACGAGATCCCCGACAGCGTCAACATCCAGCAGAACCAGTCGCCCAATGTCAATGTGCCGTTCGCCGTCGACGGGCCCGATCGCAAGGAGACCAAGGAGGCCAAACTCAATCTGGGCGCCATCGTTGCTCTGGGCGCTTTTGGTGGCTTCGTCTTCCTGGCCGCCGTCATCACCACGATCGTGATCCTGGTGCGAAG AAACCGAACCACGCAACACTATCGCCATCGCGCCTCGCCCGACTGCAACACCGTGGCCAGCTTCGATAGCTCCACCTCCGGATCCCGCAATGGACTCAACAG GTACTACCGCCAAGCCTGGGAGAACCTGCACGAGTCCGCCTCGAAGAACAGCTCACACAACGCCCTGCGCCGCAAGGAGACCCTCGATCCACCGAGCATGACCCGATCCCGCGACAATCTGCGCGACAACATGCAGCGATCCCGCGAAAATCTCGACAG GTGCGGCAGGGACAACTACGGGATGCGGGACGACTCCGAGATGGTGGTGTCCTCGGTGGTGTCGGATGTGTGCCTGAAGGGCGAGAAGAAGcgccaccatcaccatcaccacaaGAGCAGCTCCCGCAATGGCGACTACCGCGACCGGGATCACTCCTCCGGCAGACGCGAGCACCACCGACATagcggaggcggcggtggcggaggaggcgCTGGTGGCGGCCACTATTGA
- the LOC122623891 gene encoding probable 60S ribosomal protein L37-A, whose protein sequence is MTKGTSSFGKRHNKTHTLCRRCGRSSYHIQKSTCAQCGYPAAKLRSYNWSVKAKRRKTTGTGRMQHLKVVRRRFRNGFREGTQAKPKKAAQSTK, encoded by the exons ATG ACGAAGGGTACCTCCAGCTTTGGTAAGCGCCACAACAAGACGCACACCCTGTGCCGTCGCTGTGGCCGCTCCTCCTACCACATCCAGAAGTCCACTTGCGCCCAGTGCGGCTACCCCGCCGCCAAGTTGCGTTCCT ACAACTGGTCGGTGAAGGCCAAGAGGAGGAAGACCACTGGCACCGGTCGCATGCAGCACCTGAAGGTCGTGCGCCGCCGTTTCCGCAACGGATTCCGCGAGGGCACCCAGGCCAAGCCCAAGAAGGCTGCGCAGTCCACCAAGTAG
- the LOC122623640 gene encoding uncharacterized protein LOC122623640 produces the protein MSRHIPSLLLLLALASSQALEGVVQPTCNLKDNCNLGDNLLGGANGVSDAGDVSADKLESKIASIFEDKVNYSLKLFADDATTTILEYQTANLSQLHAVAPANYTIHQMEQAMEEDDDQVEEEERAYLYNIGKRFLAITQPFDAARNPDASTLCRRQMHQFLNALDNFDLWALKMHDSSGKLNSGILNGNINQPGDFDQCLAIQQRMKDQDAGQDQDGDSVIRGQYCLAYAQPVLPHNSKRLKSFFKLIQSHGPFKSEFNDPGHRVPRYSLINWGLCVPSGCSARDVEYSVAEYLGNQTAATGITFNVRVEPQMCQVRDQRPWDRNTTWAVRFFLLVLSVAILSTIYDRSTKSQPKQNAWFTAFSLDKNLRWLFSTSSAPGDIEAVHGIRFLNAIMLIFSHKSMAMFFNPYNNRTAMSESLGQPWTVIGRAASLYTDPFLLFSGMLTAYSLFGRLMKQQPIRLKNEYISRLMRIVPPLAALILFCTYVLPLWGSGPQWNLVVGHHADICKKNWWRNLLFIHNYFGFSEMCLTHTHHLGIDTELFAVAPLLILALWRWPRRGLFALLLLCTVGTAARYYTTIVNQLSNYIYFGTNIQRLFRTADYMYSFPPHRSTVYIMGILLGYVLRKYQNARLSSLQLRLGWLVATVCVLASLLGPAPMGDINYVYNSTHAAIYAAFAPIAWCLFFSWIVFVSHNGYTNKLTKLFAWRGFQVSTKLSYAIYLTQFPVFFFNVGRRRHIHHYYNFVSIILDTNEFISIFLASVALTVLFDAPFQNLKKLLIKRPTAAKAVKDSKANGTESQDATPTTSTTTTLASQPSTTALLQSHHPHSD, from the exons ATGTCACGGCATATTCCATCACTGCTACTACTGCTGGCCCTGGCCAGTAGTCAGGCGCTCGAGGGCGTGGTCCAGCCCACCTGCAATCTGAAGGACAATTGCAATTTGGGCGACAATCTGCTGGGCGGAGCCAATGGCGTCTCCGATGCTGGCGATGTGTCTGCCGATAAGTTGGAGAGCAAAATCGCATCGATTTTCGAGGATAAGGTCAACTACAGCCTGAAGTTATTCGCCGACGATGCGACCACAACCATCCTGGAATACCAGACGGCCAATTTGAGTCAGTTGCATGCGGTGGCGCCGGCCAATTACACGATACACCAGATGGAGCAGGCGatggaggaggacgacgaccaggtggaggaggaggaaaggG CTTACCTGTACAACATTGGCAAGCGTTTTCTGGCCATTACGCAACCATTCGATGCGGCCAGAAATCCGGATGCCTCGACTTTGTGTCGCCGGCAGATGCATCAGTTTCTGAACGCCTTGGACAACTTCGATCTGTGGGCTCTGAAGA TGCACGACTCCAGTGGCAAATTGAACTCGGGTATTTTGAATGGCAACATCAATCAACCCGGCGATTTTGACCAGTGCCTGGCCATTCAGCAGCGGATGAAGGATCAGGATGCGGGCCAGGACCAGGATGGAGACTCCGTCATCCGTGGCCAGTACTGCTTGGCCTATGCCCAGCCAGTTCTGCCACACAACTCGAAGCGATTGAAGAGTTTCTTCAAGCTGATCCAATCACATGGACCTTTCAAGAGCGAGTTCAACGAC CCTGGTCACCGAGTGCCCCGCTACTCGTTGATCAACTGGGGCCTGTGTGTGCCCTCCGGCTGCTCCGCCCGGGATGTGGAGTACAGTGTGGCCGAGTACCTGGGCAACCAGACCGCCGCCACGGGCATCACCTTCAACGTGCGCGTGGAGCCGCAGATGTGCCAGGTGCGCGATCAGCGGCCCTGGGATCGCAACACCACGTGGGCGGTGCGCTTCTTCCTGCTCGTGCTCTCCGTGGCCATCCTGTCCACCATCTACGATCGATCCACCAAGTCGCAGCCCAAGCAGA ATGCCTGGTTCACGGCCTTCTCGTTGGACAAGAATCTGCGCTGGCTCTTCAGCACGAGCAGTGCTCCTGGCGACATCGAGGCGGTGCATGGCATCCGTTTCCTGAACGCCATCATGCTGATCTTCTCGCACAAGTCCATGGCCATGTTCTTCAATCCGTACAACAATCGCACCGCCATGTCCGAGAGTCTGGGTCAGCCGTGGACGGTCATTGGCCGTGCGGCCTCCCTCTACACCGATCCCTTCCTGCTCTTCAGCGGCATGCTGACCGCCTACTCGCTGTTTGGTCGCCTGATGAAGCAGCAGCCCATCAGGCTGAAGAACGAGTACATTAGTCGGCTGATGAG GATTGTTCCGCCGCTGGCCGCCTTGATACTCTTCTGCACGTATGTGCTGCCACTGTGGGGCAGTGGACCGCAGTGGAACCTGGTGGTGGGCCACCATGCGGACATCTGCAAGAAGAACTGGTGGCGCAACCTGCTCTTCATCCACAACTACTTCGGCTTCAGCGAGATGTGCCTGACGCACACGCACCATCTGGGCATCGATACGGAACTCTTTGCGGTGGCTCCGCTCCTCATTCTGGCCCTGTGGCGCTGGCCAAGACGCGGGCTCTTCGccctgctgctcctgtgcACGGTGGGAACGGCGGCCAGGTACTACACCACGATTGTCAACCAGCTGTCCAACTATATCTACTTTGGCACCAA CATTCAGCGCCTGTTCCGCACCGCCGACTACATGTACTCGTTCCCGCCGCACCGCTCCACGGTGTACATCATGGGCATCCTGCTGGGCTATGTGCTGCGCAAGTACCAGAACGCCCGGCTGAGCAGCCTGCAGCTGCGACTTGGATGGCTGGTGGCCACCGTTTGTGTGCTGGCCTCGCTGCTGGGACCCGCGCCCATGGGTGACATCAACTACGTGTACAACTCCACCCATGCAGCCATATACGCCGCCTTTGCGCCGATCGCCTGGTGCCTGTTCTTCTCCTGGATCGTCTTTGTCTCCCATAATGGTTACACAA ATAAACTGACGAAGCTGTTTGCCTGGCGCGGTTTCCAGGTGTCCACGAAGCTATCGTATGCCATTTACCTGACGCAGTTCCCCGTGTTCTTCTTCAACGTCGGCCGAAGGCGTCACATTCACCACTACTACAACTTTGTTTCGATTATT CTCGATACCAACGAATTTATATCGATCTTCCTGGCGTCCGTGGCGCTGACGGTGCTCTTCGATGCGCCGTTCCAGAATCTAAAGAAGCTGCTGATCAAGCGACCCACTGCCGCAAAGGCGGTGAAAGATAGCAAAGCCAATGGGACGGAGTCCCAGGATGCGACACCAACGACATCGACAACCACAACACTAGCCTCACAGCCCAGCACCACTGCCCTCCTACAGTCGCATCATCCGCACTCCGATTAG